The Cryptococcus gattii WM276 chromosome B, complete sequence genome has a segment encoding these proteins:
- a CDS encoding tRNA isopentenyltransferase, putative (Similar to TIGR gene model, INSD accession AAW40861.1) yields MLNFIRNLQLSIRSQMTSQRPIVAVIGTTGVGKSQLAVSLAQSFHRSRSPRSDLSNNENEKHSAVVLSADSMQLYTGLDVITNKVTVEEMGGIEHWGLNMVTPGEGKSWEVGKWCNEANAKISTMPGDALPIICGGTHYFIQHFLFPPPELSFVRDGETKSQTEDHLSVRWTPPGPRPPIPQKLSPELIALLDTFWLTEPTWPSTSESSLTFSNSGPSKSSRPTTTEVDHLLALYRLLEVIDPKESQRWHWRDGRKVRRSLERWWERGGAVDSVLSLNAPGESKGREARFRTLIFWVYESMETLRPRLDRRVDKMLENGLLNEISELREIAQRVYGSTDATDHTEGIFQAIGYKEFASLPLPSPNPQSHPLFPAMVDRTKVSTQQYAKSQLKWIKKQLLPAVREARSLGGEVEVYVVPGGETGIPLATEILRRFMKRDKIPSNLEVGHVQAKELLQALEENGIVPNTADRQSINARKICEICSTPNNPYSVLLRDWNQHIKTRTHKHNANPIKMDKAEWIARQKAMGEERKTERQRLKQESMVAEINQKAV; encoded by the exons ATGCTCAACTTCATACGGAATTTACAGCTATCCATCAGATCGCAAATGACATCTCAGAGACCCATTGTGGCTGTTATAGGTACTACTGGCGTAGGTAAATCTCAGCTGGCTGTGTCACTTGCCCAATCTTTCCACCGTTCCCGGTCGCCGCGTTCGGACTTGAGCAACAATGAAAACGAAAAGCACTCCGCAGTCGTACTTTCTGCCGATTCCATGCAGCTTTACACCGGTTTAGATGTGATCACCAACAAGGTGACTGTTGAGGAAATGGGCGGGATTGAACACTGGGGACTGAATATGGTTACTCCAGGAGAGGGTAAGAGTTGGGAAGTAGGGAAGTGGTGTAACGAAGCAAATGCTAAG ATTTCAACAATGCCAGGAGATGCCTTGCCAATAATTTGCGGAGGGACGCATTATTTTATCCAgcacttcctcttccccccACCTGAGCTATCTTTTGTTCGCGATGGCGAGACCAAAAGCCAAACAGAAGACCATTTGTCTGTCAGATGGACACCGCCAGGTCCTAGACCGCCTATTCCGCAAAAGTTATCACCAGAGCTTATAGCTCTCTTGGATACCTTTTGGCTTACAGAGCCTACATGGCCCAGCACCTCCGAATCCTCATTAACGTTCAGTAATTCGGGACCATCAAAATCCAGCAGGCCTACAACAACAGAGGTTGACCATCTCCTTGCGTTGTATCGCTTGTTGGAAGTCATCGATCCAAAAGAATCTCAAAGATGGCATTGGCGAGATGGGAGGAAAGTCAGAAGAAGCTTGGAAAGGTGGTGGGAGAGGGGAGGCGCCGTGGATAGCGTCCTTTCATTGAACGCTCCAGGGGAGTCGAAGGGAAGGGAGGCCAGGTTCAGGACGCTGATTTTCTGGGTGTACGAGTCCATGGAGACTTTGAGACCGAGATTGGATAGAAGAGTGGACAAAATGCTCGAA AATGGATTGCTCAATGAGATATCGGAGCTAAGAGAAATAGCTCAAAGAGTATATGGGAGCACAGATGCCACAGACCATACCGAGGGCATATTCCAAGCGATAG GTTACAAAGAATTTGcatctctccctcttccctctcccaATCCTCAATCTCATCCACTCTTCCCCGCCATGGTTGATCGAACAAAGGTTTCCACCCAACAATATGCTAAATCTCAACTCAAGTGGATAAAGAAGCAACTCTTGCCCGCGGTGCGGGAAGCCCGCTCACTGGGCGGCGAAGTTGAGGTCTATGTTGTTCCTGGAGGAGAAACGGGAATCCCACTGGCAACCGAAATCTTGCGTCGATTCATGAAACGAGATAAAATACCTTCAAATTTGGAGGTGGGCCATGTCCAGGCAAAGGAACTGTTGCAGGCTTTGGAAGAAAATGGCATCGTACCAAATACAGCGGA TCGGCAAAGTATAAACGCTCGTAAAATATGCGAAATATGTTCGACTCCCAATAATCCATATTCAGTACTTTTGAGAGATTGGAATCAGCATATCAAGACAAGAACCCATAAACA TAATGCCAACCCTATCAAAATGGATAAAGCTGAATGGATAGCCAGGCAAAAAGCTATgggggaagagaggaagacCGAAAGGCAGAGACTCAAACAGGAATCGATGGTAGCAGAAATAAATCAGAAAGCAGTTTGA
- a CDS encoding uncharacterized protein (Similar to TIGR gene model, INSD accession AAW40865.1), whose amino-acid sequence MYDGPIRGGTRGGQGDFRWSAVANDKHRGTSALDITVAVTHPSAENYLGHSINAPVGRWSKNKDIHWYNREVSEDDTAKAARERAEEVQRIKQQEEDALAAALGYAVPIRDTDGEGTGSNNIPVTKSEKDDEIARLEKEERKREKALRREERALKRAEKEIRREEKEKHRHRHSESRRHHHDDEDSPRHYGGEHERIRSHRHHDDRDKYDRRSPDRERRERDYTSDRYARDYRVKQREDESRQGELRYNNDRGKEKERERYRDRREERPRYYPEDDMPRRKYERSRTRSKSPRRDHKSSGRHIGEMLDVDPLREDLEKR is encoded by the exons ATGTACGACGGGCCCATCAGAGGAG GCACTCGAGGAGGACAAGGCGATTTCAGATGGTCCGCCGTTGCAAACGATAAGCACCGAGGTACGTCCGCTTTAGACATTACCGTAGCCGTCACTCACCCGTCCGCAGAAAATTACCTTGGGCACTCCATCAATGCCCCCGTTGGTCGCTGGTCAAAGAATAAAGATATCCATTGGTACAATCGTGAAGTTTCTGAGGACGATACCGCGAAAGCCGCTCGAGAGCGCGCAGAAGAAGTGCAAAGAATCAAGCagcaagaggaagatgcATTGGCGGCTGCTTTGGGATATGCTGTACCCATACGGGATACCGATGGGGAGGGGACGGGTTCCAATAACATACCCGTGACAAAGAGCGAAAAGGACGATGAGATCGCGAGATtagaaaaggaagagaggaagcGAGAAAAGGC ACTAAGAAGAGAAGAACGAGCACTCAAACGTGCAGAAAAAGAGATCAGGcgggaagagaaagaaaagcaCAGACATCGTCATTCAGAATCTAGACGACATCAccatgatgatgaagacagTCCTCGTCATTATGGAGGGGAGCACGAGCGTATTCGATCTCATCGACATCACGATGACAGAGACAAATATGACAGGCGATCACCAGAtagagagagaagagaaagagattATACGAGCGACCGCTACGCGCGCGATTATCGAGTGAAGCAGAGGGAGGATGAGAGCAGGCAAGGAGAGCTACGATACAACAATGATCGTGgcaaagaaaaagaaagggaaagatACCGCGACAGGAGAGAAGAGCGACCGAGGTATTATCCCGAGGATGATATGCCGCGTAGGAAGTATGAGCGATCACGAACTCGTTCGAAATCACCTCGGCGAGACCATAAGTCCAGTGGACGCCATATTGGGGAAATGCTGGATGTGGATCCTTTGAGGGAGGATctggagaagagatga
- a CDS encoding Ribonuclease H, putative (Similar to TIGR gene model, INSD accession AAW40863.1), protein MAPKPGFYAVATGRQPGVYKTWSAAEEQVKGFPSFYSAKYKKFATEQEAKDFVTASRDALSSQPPPLGKRKRAELEDSKGTPIDTHFRATSPATMALPASLPSKLQKIAQQGFSFTESAPHYLVVYTDGSARGNGQVGSRAGAGVWWGSQGEASKQNWAERVPGEPQTNNRGELLAVIRAIERCPFPDIPLEVRCDSQYTISCMTIWLPKWMNNNFRNSNRQEVVNIDLIKHLLVLLRRRGPAGRVKFKYVPAHSGVEGNEAADRLARTGGALPPVSDESNWLDPEDKVVPCGPETNPTEVELEIDEDWLMTVEELAALEQQFV, encoded by the exons AT GGCTCCTAAGCCGGGCTTCTATGCCGTTGCAACAGGCAGACAACCGGGGGTCTACAAGACATGGTCTGCGGCGGAGGAGCAAGTCAAAGGGTTCCCGAG CTTTTACAGTGCCAAATATAAAAAATTTGCCACAGAGCAAGAAGCAAAAGATTTCGTCACCGCCTCCAGAGATGCTCTTTCTTCCCAACCACCCCCGCTTGGTAAAAGAAAACGGGCTGAACTAGAAGACAGCAAAGGGACGCCTATTGATACACATTTTCGAGCCACCTCCCCGGCAACAATGGCCTTACCTGCATCATTACCATCGAAATTACAAAAGATAGCTCAACAGGGTTTCAGTTTCACGGAGTCTGCCCCACACTATCTTGTCGTTTATACAGATGGCTCCGCCAGAGGAAATGGACAGGTAGGCTCAAGAGCAGGAGCTGGAGTTTGGTGGGGTAGTCAAGGAGAAGCCTCCAAACA AAACTGGGCGGAGAGAGTGCCAGGGGAGCCACAGACCAATAACCGAGGAGAATTGCTC GCTGTTATACGAGCCATTGAAAGATGCCCTTTTCCAGATATCCCGTTGGAAGTGCGATGTGATTCACAATACACCATCTCCT GTATGACCATCTGGCTTCCAAAATGGATGAACAACAATTTCAGGAACAGTAATAGACAAGAAGTCGTCAATATAGATTTGATCAAACATCTTCTAGTTCTTCTCAGGCGAAGAGGACCCGCTGGGAGAGTCAAATTCAAATACGTACCTGCACACAGTGGAGTAGAGGGGAATGAGGCGGCCGAC AGGCTAGCTCGCACTGGCGGCGCATTGCCTCCTGTTTCAGATGAAAGTAACTGGCTTGATCCAGAAGATAAGGTTGTTCCTTGCGGCCCAGAAACTAACCCAACAGAGGTTGAATTGGAG ATTGATGAAGATTGGCTGATGACCGTGGAAGAGTTGGCCGCACTCGAACAGCAGTTCGTTTAG
- a CDS encoding Hypothetical Protein (Similar to TIGR gene model, INSD accession AAW41434.1) produces MEGRLHSLSKGVFVIPFESSALDEEDRTNIHSSTRHTLDQLYETTFHIYEKARTEYEQGKMNEQLSDIADWLERYEATSFLQLPQKTNMLPVAILQNASSSLPDGITSLDATCYTLLGRDSPDVAAALRSIAIGFTGDALGSGRKSSRASIDEVENWWQTNGKGLPLMLYIQDAQTIPASVLSEITYVLALHAGLPLRLLLSVPSAAVFLSSWENIEPRCIDMSILRSGRSRRGAGGIDAIIRSSSEAPFKISEDLAEELRSTETLLGGGVAATMKTLKWLLLYHSLSSPLALLVEKTKNSDQEQVVQSLLNAVKSNPANPQIPRRDLFELNPHPDMFSVLNPAPRISILHSLSNPQNILPFFPGSAHENESSNRHNSTKRKAVSASMDSEKTKKTRELENTKIDEDGQVLELKRLQTLFELWKSAGKTVNLYDWLDSFQGQDERRTEDNKEGSGVQTGCEQTNKDGNVERESRSEGLKRAAQEEDRLHATFIRFVEEARMLGLIRARGKGRRADEVIKSVGLV; encoded by the exons ATGGAAGGCAGGCTCCATTCTCTTAGCAAG GGTGTATTCGTGATACCTTTCGAATCAAGTG CCcttgatgaggaggatCGGACGAACATTCACTCATCGACTCGGCATACTTTAGATCAACTCTATGAAACCACTTTTCATATCTATGAGAAAGCACGGACA GAATATGAACAAGGAAAAATGAATGAGCAGTTGAGCGATATTGCAGATTGGTTGGAGCGGTACGAAGCTACAAGTTTTTTGCAACTCCCTCAGAAGACCAACATGCTTCCTGTCGCTATCCTTCAGA ATGCGTCTTCCTCTTTACCTGATGGTATAACTTCCTTGGATGCGACTTGTTACACACTGCTCGGAAGAGATTCACCAGATGTCGCAGCAGCTCTGCGGTCGATCGCGATTGGATTCACTGGAGATGCTTTGGGATCAGGTAGGAAATCAAGCCGTGCAAGCATAGATGAAGTTGAAAATTGGTGGCAGACGAATGGAAAGG GATTGCCTCTTATGTTATATATTCAAGACGCACAAACAATACCGGCATCGGTCCTATCAGAAATTACATACGTACTTGC CCTTCACGCTGGGCTTCCATTGAGGCTCCTACTGTCCGTCCCGTCAGCTGCAGTCTTCCTATCATCATGGGAAAATATTGAGCCAAGGTGCATCGATATGTCCATCTTACGATCAGGTCGCTCCCGAAGAGGAGCGGGGGGGATCGACGCTATAATACGG AGTTCTTCTGAAGCCCCATTCAAAATCAGTGAAGACTTGGCCGAAGAGCTAAGATCTACTGAGACACTCCTTGGTGGAGGGGTGGCGGCGACAATGAAAACCCTGAAG TGGCTGTTATTATATCATTCTCTCAGCTCTCCCCTGGCATTACTGGTTGAGAAAACGAAGAATTCTGACCAAGAGCAGGTAGTGCAATCGTTGCTGAACGCCGTGAAATCAAATCCGGCAAACCCCCAGATACCCCGGAGAGACTTGTTTGAATTGAACCCTCATCCTGACATGTTTTCT GTTCTCAATCCGGCCCCGCGCATATCCATCCTCCACTCCCTGTCAAATCCCCAGAATATTCTACCTTTCTTCCCTGGATCGGCCCATGAGAACGAATCTTCAAACCGCCATAATTCAACCAAACGAAAAGCAGTATCGGCTAGTATGGATAGCgaaaaaacaaaaaagacGAGAGAGCTTGAAAATACGAAAATAGACGAGGATGGTCAGGTTCTAGAACTGAAGAGACTTCAAACGTTGTTCGAACTTTGGAAAAGTGCAGGGAAGACAGTTAACTTGTATGACTGGCTAGACAGCTTTCAAGGGCAGGACGAGAGGAGGACAGAAGATAACAAAGAAGGAAGTGGTGTCCAGACCGGATGTGAGCAGACAAACAAGGATGGAAATGTAGAAAGGGAGTCGCGTAGTGAAGGGCTCAAAAGGGCCGCGCAGGAAGAGGACAGATTACATGCGACCTTTATCAGGTTCGTAGAAGAAGCGAGGATGCTTGGTCTCATTAGAGCCCGAGGAAAGGGGAGAAGGGCAGACGAAGTTATCAAGAGTGTCGGCTTGGTGTAA
- a CDS encoding Actin-associated protein involved in regulation of actin cytoskeleton, putative; Rvs167p (Similar to TIGR gene model, INSD accession AAW40855.1) yields MKGITKALQRTPHNLTSRIGMAKKSTDPEFNDYERKFAAIEAACQKMHKDSVVFRDSVSSLLSSGSSFSGSLATLFSPMGAEYNLAGKHPQAETTVQNITTYQALMEEVRETLVPELELIESRIVGPCKELVEICKKIRKTITKREHKLVDYDRHNNSLNKLREKKEKSLSDEKNLFKVEQDFELASGEYEHYNNLLKSELPHFLGMATRFIDPLFHSFYYMQLNVYYIMMEKLQSFADGKYDLTRKDIENIYLEQRGDAAERIEELQITKRIVSTAKMLQQHRSASGSGAPGRANSIASRTTSHTLDRKASTDSYGSYSAAEKKTFSPQSHAVSAPPPYTAPAAGNGTNSTAGKKAPPPPPLKPKPSYNNVKYATAIFDYEAQAEGDLSFHAGDRIEIIEQTESAEDWWTGRLNGVTGVFPGNYTQVE; encoded by the exons ATGAAGGGTATTACTAAAGCTTTACAGAG GACACCTCATAACCTCACCAGCAGGATTGGAATGGCTAAGA AGTCCACCGATCCCGAATTCAACGACTA TGAGCGTAAATTTGCTGCTATTGAGGCTGCTTGCCAAAAGATGCACAAAGACTCCGTGGTCTTTCGTGACTCTGTCTCTA GTCTTCTGTCTTCTGGTTCCAGTTTCTCCGGATCTCTTGCAACCCTTTTTTCTCCTATGGGGGCCGAGTACAATCTCGCTGGCAAACATCCACAAGCAGAAACCACCGTGCAAAATATCACAACCTACCAAGCGTTGATGGAAGAAGTGCGCGAGACCCTTGTACCTGAGCTTGAGCTTATCGAGTCCCGAATCGTTGGACCTTGCAAGGAGCTTGTGGAAATCTGCAAGAAGATCCGCAAAACCATCACTAAGCGGGAGCACAAACTTGTTGATTATGATCGACACAATAACAGTCTTAACAAGCTTcgggaaaagaaggaaaagagCCTGAGCGATGAGAAGAACCTTTTTAAAGTCGAACAGGACTTTGAGCTTGCGTCTGGCGAGTATGAGCATTACAACAACTTGCTCAAGAGTGAGCTTCCTCATTTCCTCGGAATGGCGACGCGATTCATCGACCCCCTTTTCCACTCCTTTTACTACATGCA GCTCAATGTGTATTACATCATGATGGAAAAGCTGCAATCCTTTGCTGATGGAAAATATGATCTCACCAGGAAGGATATTGAGAACATTTACCTGGAGCAGAGGGGCGATGCGGCGGAAAGAATCGAAGAGTTGCAGATCACTAAGAGGATCGTTTCCACTG CCAAAATGCTTCAACAGCACCGAAGCGCATCTGGTAGCGGCGCTCCAGGTCGTGCCAATTCGATTGCTTCTCGCACTACCTCCCACACGCTTGATCGCAAAGCCTCAACCGATTCATATGGCTCCTACAGCGCAGCGGAAAAGAAAACATTCTCACCTCAGTCACATGCTGTGTCTGCTCCACCTCCCTATACTGCCCCTGCTGCCGGCAATGGTACCAACAGTACAGCCGGCAAGAAagctcctcctccaccacctcttAAGCCCAAGCCCAGCTACAATAACGTCAAGTATGCCACCGCCATCTTTGATTATGAGGCACAGGCAGAAGGTGACTTATCTTTCCACGCGGGCGATAGGATTGAAATCATTGAACAGACAGAGAGTGCCGAGGATTGGTGGACCGGACGATTGAATGGAGTTACGGGCGTGTTCCCTGGGAACTATACACAGGTAGAATAA
- a CDS encoding Hypothetical Protein (Similar to TIGR gene model, INSD accession AAW40859.1) — protein sequence MRFIWLLEITVCILLSLADPAHSHAHGSGHSFKASRHRHHLQPHALLSPVQGHGHSTLLLPRSNSTAISSNATDSDSVESSADATLPTRPSTVITTPPSPMPTPLDLSISTSLSSSCMLYLTSLVSSETFLYCLPFSLLLTTSTAYSSIVAKALASHNYTTLNDLVTYTSSPQPSIDQCETYMSGVMTALTSKSNCASDISKNVPVAVKTKWGVGNYRVMREAESLVNEDTGVFCYIEAVASERPDDLYLWGLPGGISLPSSSMPSCTKCSASLLKIYGSYVSNTTTLNSTVINAAVKRVNEACGSSFVNFGKDTQVSGDLSHVAVGFMAGLKGAVAFASFMAWILIVHIDLN from the exons ATGAGGTTTATTTGGCTTCTCGAGATCACGGTGTGCATCCTATTATCCCTTGCAGACCCAGCCCACAGTCACGCACATGGATCCGGACACTCCTTCAAGGCCAGCAGGCATAGACATCATCTTCAGCCACATGCCCTCCTATCTCCAGTGCAGGGCCACGGACATTCCACTCTCTTGCTACCCAGGTCCAACTCCACAGCTATCTCCAGTAATGCTACAGACTCAGACTCTGTAGAGTCATCCGCCGATGCCACTCTCCCTACACGCCCATCCACAGTCATCACCAcccctccttctcccatGCCTACTCCGCTGGATCTCTCAATATCTAcctccctctcttcctcttgtATGCTATATCTCACATCCCTCGTTTCTTCAGAAACATTCCTGTACTGTCTTCCATTTTCCTTGCTTCTTACCACCTCAACCGCTTACTCCTCCATTGTGGCCAAAGCTCTGGCCTCTCACAACTACACAACACTCAATGACCTCGTCACCTATACGTCGTCCCCACAGCCCAGCATTGATCAATGCGAGACCTACATGTCTGGCGTCATGACAGCTCTCACAAGCAAATCTAACTGTGCAAGCGATATATCGAAAAATGTTCCTGTCGCTGTCAAAACAAAATGGGGTGTGGGGAACTATCGAGTGATGAGAGAAGCCGAAAGTTTGGTCAACGAAGATACAGGAGTTTTTTGTTACATTGAGGCAGTAGCAAGTGAAAGGCCAGATGATCTGTATCTTTGGGGGTTACCAGGCGGTATATC tcttccttcatcttcaatgCCTAGTTGCACGAAATGTTCTGCGTCTCTGCTCAAAATCTATGGGTCGTATGTTTCCAACACAACGACTCTCAATTCGACGGTTATCAATGCCGCTGTGAAAAGGGTCAATGAGGCATGTGGATCGAGTTTTGTGAATTTTGGGAAAGACACACAGGTCAGCGGTGATCTAAGCCACGTTGCCGTCGGATTCATGGCTGGTTTGAAAGGGGCTGTCGCATTTGCTAGCTTCATGGCGTGGATATTGATTGTACATATCGATCTGAATTAA
- a CDS encoding uncharacterized protein (Similar to TIGR gene model, INSD accession AAW41338.1): MSWFGSSKSSSNSVAGATNFWPSTSYNTGFGELTESDTAWLNANNQGFQTETNVWYTVLADGSLLMVQVIWSYLGIFLIPATTQMTFKHYNPITKKAVWKSVHASNAKFNKQGCKSDVFEIRHSGSPNEAETYNITASLEKDVQITVEYTKPTDAPGFKLGSGPDGGISTFGKDRAKREGYVVHRFHPFIHGSGTVVINGQAIDAKGEGVFIHAIQGMRPNLIASRWNFCFFSTAPGQDEEKLGSVRAIQMEFETTDDFGPKGAKSGRTKVNIGAIYCSKTAPIPFLITGQTHAPPSDSTYPVPSQDISSATHLNPVHDSETGYSVPGSIEFKWQGDRRDGQGKAGATLVIEKQGKVLGEGGLIEKVDVLAEIPYVIKKGLTAMTGTNAYIYQYHNPATLEVSLGEEVIPVKGFVFNEASFISP; encoded by the exons ATGTCCTGGTTCGG ATCAAGTAAGTCCAGCTCAAACTCAGTCGCCGGCGCCACCAACTTTTGGCCCTCTACCTCCTACAACACTGGCTTCGGTGAGCTCACCGAGTCTGACACCGCA TGGTTGAACGCCAACAATCAGGGTTTCCAAACGGAAACCAACGTTTGGTACACTGTCCTTGCCGATGGTAGTCTTCTGATGGTTCAAGTCATCTGGTCTTACCTCGG CATTTTCCTCATCCCCGCCACCACCCAAATGACCTTCAAGCATTACAATCCCATTACTAAGAAGGCTGTTTGGAAGTCTGTGCATGCGTCAAACGCCAAGTTCAATAAGCAGGGCTGCAAGTCTGATGTTTTT GAGATCAGACACTCTGGGTCACCCAACGAGGCAGAGACGTACAACATTACTGCTTCCCTTGAGAAGGACGTTCAGATCACTGTTGAGTACACCAAGCCTACCGATGCACCCGGATTCAAACTTGGCTCTGGCCCTGACGGCGGTATCTCTACGTTCGGCAAGGACAGAGCTAAGAGGGAAGGCTATGTGGTTCATAGATTCCATCCCTTCATCCATGGCTCTGGTACCGTTGTCATCAATGGACAAGCTATTGACGCCAAGGGTGAGGGTGTATTTATACATGCCATTCAGGGTATGAGGCCAAACTTGATTGCCTCTCGATGGAACTTTTGCTTTTTCTCCACTGCTCCAGGGCAAGATGAGGAGAAACTAGGGAGCGTGAGGGCGATTCAGATGGAGTTCGAGACTACT GATGATTTCGGACCCAAGGGCGCAAAGTCTGGTCGAACTAAGGTCAATATCGGTGCCATCTATTGCAGCAAGACTGCTCCCATCCCATTCCTTATCACTGGCCAGACACATGCCCCACCTTCTGACTCTACGTATCCCGTTCCTTCTCAGGATATCTCTTCCGCCACTCACTTGAACCCAGTTCACGACTCTGAAACTGGCTACTCTGTACCTGGCAGCATTGAGTTCAAATGGCAGGGCGATCGACGGGACGGCCAAGGGAAAGCCGGTGCCACTCTTGTCATTGAGAAGCAGGGCAAAGTGCTCGGCGAAGGGGGTCTGATTGAAAAGGTCGACGTTTTGGCCGAGATCCCGTACGTCATCAAGAAGGGTCTAACGGCTATGACCGGGACAAATGCCTACATCTATCAG TACCACAACCCTGCTACACTTGAAGTCAGCCTTGGCGAGGAAGTCATCCCTGTCAAGGGCTTTGTCTTTAACGAAGCGTCTTTCATTTCTCCTTAA
- a CDS encoding Snf1p protein kinase activator, putative; Snf4p (Similar to TIGR gene model, INSD accession AAW40857.1), whose translation MSSTSPTASFRPNQRSSQTYHPQISTSITSSTASQPFSDRAPVSIARRPSRAAHPPMAPPRPLTHDEALEALRAFLKERSSYDVFPVSFRLIVLDTQLKVKKALDVMLLYGVVSAPLWNTSSAQFAGMFTVQDVIHLIQYYYHTSSWEGATADVEQFRLQSIRDIEKVLHVPPPPLLYVHPLRPLYDACRYLIRTHARRLPLIDKDPQTNGEVVISVLTQYRVLKFIAMNCRDITQYLTASVQELGIGTYVSPNPDPSNTNKFWPIAAATMKTTVFDVVHMFSEQGISAVPIVDDQGKVLNLYETVDVITLVRNGAYTSLDLTIAQALKQRAVDFAGVVTCSPKDSLSAIFSLIKIRRVHRLVVVAGQDDGQPGRLVGVISLSDIMRALIGNDIPLGGAGVGAMVVDRALREEGEEGAFARSEGSRSAGTSTEGQSTE comes from the exons ATGTCCTCCACATCTCCTACAGCATCCTTCCGCCCCAACCAACGGTCCTCTCAAACCTATCATCCCCAAATCTCAACTTCCATAACGTCATCCACAGCTTCTCAACCCTTCTCTGACCGTGCCCCCGTTTCTATTGCTCGCCGCCCATCACGCGCAGCACATCCGCCAATGGCCCCTCCAAGACCGCTGACTCATGATGAAGCTCTCGAAGCACTTCGAGCTTTTCTGAAAGAACGCTCAAGCTATGATGTCTTCCCAGTCAGTTTTAGGCTGATAGTGCTTGACACGCAGCTAAAGGTGAAGAAGGCATTGGATGTGATGCTATTATATG GTGTAGTCTCTGCGCCTTTATGGAACACATCATCAGCACAATTTGCTG GGATGTTTACTGTTCAAGATGTCATCCATCTAATCCAGTACTATTATCATACTTCAAGTTGGGAAGGTGCCACAGCGGACGTAGAGCAGTTCAGATTGCAGAGTATCAGAG ACATTGAGAAGGTTCTTCACGTTCCGCCTCCACCACTCCTCTATGTACATCCTCTCCGCCCATTATATGACGCCTGTCGATATCTTATTCGCACGCATGCTCGGCGCCTTCCGCTCATTGACAAAGATCCACAAACCAACGGGGAGGTGGTGATCAGTGTCTTGACCCAGTACAGGGTACTGAAATTCATCGCCATGAAT TGCCGAGATATTACACAGTACCTTACTGCTTCTGTCCAGGAACTTGGCATCGGGACATATGTTTCGCCCAATCCTGATCCTTCAAACACCAACAAGTTTTGGCCGATAGCTGCGGCCACAATGAAAACAACAGTGTTTGATGTGGTCCATATGTTCTCGGAGCAGGGAATTAGTGCCGTTCCAATAGTCGATGACCAGGGCAAAGTACTCAATTTATACGAAACTGTAGATGTGATT ACTCTAGTGCGAAATGGTGCATATACTTCGCTGGATTTGACCATCGCACAAGCTCTGAAACAACGGGCTGTTGACTTCGCTGGTGTGGTCACTTGTTCACCGAAAGATTCCCTTAGCGCAATCTTCAGTTTAATCAAGATTAGACGAGTGCACAGGTTGGTAGTTGTTGCAGGACAGGATGATGGACAACCAGGGAGGCTGGTGGGTGTGATTAGCTTGAGTGATATAATGCGCGCATTAATT GGAAATGATATTCCTCTGGGGGGCGCTGGTGTGGGGGCCATGGTCGTGGATCGGGCCTtaagagaagaaggagaagagggtgCTTTTGCCCGATCTGAAGGGAGCAGAAGCGCAGGCACAAGCACGGAGGGGCAAAGTACAGAGTAG